The DNA window cccaaaagtaatatttaaaatgttttcaatttgtCACATGAAACATGGAACCAAGTGGTCCtttgaaaatggtcaaataaaTCAATGATGGTAGTAAAATATCTTTCAAATGTTACAATGGTTGTGCAATATAGAAATATTGTTTGCTACTGACAGTCAGTAAATGTGACTTTTTGTAAAAAGgataaacaaaaatgtttgtcCTGTAGGCAAAATTGCCGTTGTATTGGATGATTCCAAACAAGCAGTTTCCACAAATAAATCCTAAGTGAGGGAGCTGTTAGACCTTGAACAAGACGCTGTCAGCTTGTGGTCCCAATTTTAAGGAAATTTAAAGCACCATTATTTTGCTTGAGCCCACAGTGGCCTCTGTACAACCCCCAAAATACAAAGTATACCTTAACTGAGAGTAAAGTAGTACTGACAGAACATTTTTCCTGAAAGTGTGAATTAAATGTATCCTTATGACTATGTTATGATTACACATTACTCTATTATCATCGtttatgtataaatgtgtgagCAGCATTACGACGTGGTAGTTGTAACAACACGATATTCACCTCTGGCATACAGTGGTGTAGATAACAATTAAATACAGAAGTACATCTGAACTGTAGCAGGTGATGAACATGCCTGTTTCCAGTCCATCAAGTTTGATAAGAAACCAAAAGTTCTTTGAATTATATGAAACATTTTATACAAGAATCAAACTTCTGGGATACAGAACTCAAGTGTCAAGCGCTTTTTTCTGTCTCAAgccctagaaaaaaaaaagtccatctgAAGGAACTCTTCAGACATAAAGGTCTTTTACTTAAAGTTCCAGCTGTGAAATCATCATATAATGAGCAATACAACCTAAAATGGACATAACAAACAAAGCCTTGCCTCTTCTGGGAGACCATTAGACCTCCCTGTTTATGGCTAATGGTAATTAGTAACTAAACATAACAGAGCACAATGAGATCTTCCACTTTTGAATAAACTCACATAAGGCTCTAGTTGTTTTCATAAGACCATATTTTTACGCAAACATCAACAGACCATCTCTTCTTTTACTTCAGGATATTCTAATCAGTCCACTCTAATTAATTTGGTAATATCCAGTGCACACACCTGAACTGTAATTGCCACACGTACATCTTTCCCTTTTAAATGAGACTGCCCTCATTCATCAGAAAAATAATCCTCGGCCGAGATAATTATCAGACGTACAAACATAAACACCTTTAGAACTTCGGATGTGAGGGCCTGCTTCAGTTGATACAGTCATGTGACCTGACCAGTGCCCTAGTTGAACACCTCTTAGATGTTTATGCATATATGGACGCTAATCTCTCAGTGAGGACTATGGGAtttgtgaatattttgtttAACAGAGATCAAAGTGGCTGGCTGGGATCAGGAGAAACCCttcaaaacacatcaaacaagaGAGCAGTGCATCTTGAATCCCACGCCCACAGTATCCAATCAAGCCATgcaaaactctttttttttctttgtaaaagaAAGTGATTCACAATGTGGGTCTCCATCCATCAACACACCCAGTGCAACTTGCCCCCCCACAGAGGCCAGGGGGAGGTTGTTTAAGCTTACTGGCCGGCTCATCGTATCTGTATTATGTCCCTCATACTAACACGATGcttgtaagggggggggggggagagagagagagagatactgtGTTAAGTGATCAAAGCAGCAGAACAGACATTTAGACTCACGGCCTGTAACTCAAGATGGCGAGACAAAGCAAGAAGAAGACAGAagtgcttacacacacactctcctgctCATTCGCTTGCTTTCTCCGTGGTGAGCCTGTGAGGGGTGAGGCGTTAATGTCAGATGGCTTAAGGGCTACTCATTTGTAGACATCTACAGCGCTGTAGGAACCCCtaaactcactcacacacaaggAATCACACATATCTTGAAAAGGTTCGATTCAAGCCCTCGCGCAACAAGAGGTTACTTTTAACTTCTACATTGGCCTGTGGTGGGATGTTCTGTGTGCTCAGCATTTTCTCTCGTCTGGAAGATAAATAGAGCTATTTTACAGACAGTGGAGAAACAACACATTGCTCCGTGTGGTTAGATATGATGTAGGACCTTCATCTCTGCTTGATCAAAGACATGCTGTTTTTGTCAAGTTTgcaataaatctaaaaaaaatcctggagagagtacagaaaaaaacaagagcaagATTTCAGTTTAATAGGACATCCTGCTGTCTTAAATGTGACCCTTGATGTCTCCTATTTTTCCTGCATTTAGATTTGATCACCTTTGCATGTTCTGTTTGTGTAACGGTGAAGTTTTCTACACCACTAATAATCATTTGACCTTGTGTGACAGTAGAGATCACTTCCTTTGTAAAATCCTCCAGAAAAGTCTTCATGAAAGCCTGTATTACAGTCACTTGATAACACTGGAGAAAAGACGTTGCTTTTAAAtataatgaaacagaaaagctttaaaatgtcCCATAAATAAAATGGAATATTTGATCTTAAATGCACttaatgcatacacacacaatttaCTGTTACACACCAGGTAAACTCTTCAGAAAGGAAGCTTGTGCCGTTAGACCCCAATATCCTTTGAAAACCTTTGACTCTGATAAAAGATAAGAATGACACAACACCACCTTGTGGCCGTTCAgtgtaacattttaatttagaCTTCAGTCCATCATTGATGCTTACATGGAAAATGGAGCTGCTTAAggattcatttaaaaagaaaataatgatgCTTGCACAAAATTAAAACAGCAATAACAAATGACAgactatacaaaataaaatgtaaaacgtCTTCATGTAAAGGCTGTGCAAGATGACTCCAGCAGTTCAAAGTCCGCCGTTAATTGGAGGAAGGCTGTCCATGCCAACATCAGTTTGAACTCACACCTTCCATGAAACTTGGAGCAGGGCTAAACTTGGGGCAGAATGGCTGAGCATGTCCTTATGTTGGGAGAAGACTTTTCACACACGTGAACGCACAGAACAGAAGAGGTTAGTCACCAAGGAAGCCCAAGGGGCAGAGAGCAGATAAGTCTTTTGGCTGGAGTGCCCCTGGTAGGTTCATATCTGGGATCACAGAACGATTTCAATACTTTTCCCAAACAGAGTGGATCAGGATGCAGCTTCAGTTAGTGCAGTTTTCAGAAGcctaaaagagaaaatatataaTCATCACGGTTAATAATAAGGAGTTGTTTCAGGATTAGCCACGTCAATAATTCCATTATATTTTTGATAAGGTCATGAGACCTAAgcttttcaaataaaattaGATTCATTGATATTTTACCCAGTGAGCATGATGCAGTAATGTTATTTTGTAATAAAAGTACATGTATGCTTGCTTTGAGGGAAGGTAAATCTGTGCATAGGACATGATAACAAGACTTGTTTCTCATCACAGTTGTTTAATTGTTATTTATGTGCTTCCTTTAAAGTTCAGTCACTGAGAAAATGTAAGCTAAAGCCATACATCTCAACTgatcaaaaaacacaagcagcatATGGTGTTAAATGGaaactgagagaaaataaattaactgTGTACAAATTCATTTACAGGTAAGAACCAGATAAGAAATGCCTGTTTtcgttaaacaaaaaaaaaaaacaccatacaaataaagatacagtaatttctaaaaaaaaaaaaaaaaaaatctaaaaaaaaaaaaaaggctaaattcCCCCAAATATTCTGAAAAGAAGCAAGCCTAAGTAAAATGGACTGACAGAATCACTTATGGTTTAAGACAGAATCACTTATGGTTTAATCACTTATGGTTTATGTATCACTTATATGATAAATTTTTTCTATCACTCATTCTCTTGGTTGTGTTCAGGAGTTACATATTAATGCTGAAAAAACCATGATCTGTCATCTTAAGCTAAGATAAGATagactttattcatcccagcagggaaatgtaggtgttccagcagccagcattcatacaaacacacaacacaacacatatatacatacatatcccacccatacaacaaaaaaaaacatgagcccacttCACTGTTGTCAGCAAAGATACTAGTGGTCTGTATTGTAGgtgctgatttattttcatcattcaCAACAATCAAAAGCAGCCACATGAAGGAGACACTGTACCTTTAGAGATTCAGAAGCTTTCCGCAGCTCTTTAATGACAGCTGATAAAGCTTCTGGGTTGATGCCCTGCTCGCAGAGTCTAACACATATGGACAGAGACTCCATGTCCAAACCTGTGTTCAGCAACCTGGAGATCTCCAGCAGCACTacaagaggaagaagacaaGATAAACATCCCAGTtggattattattatgttttctgCTAAGAACAAGACACACTAACATagtatgaatttatttttcaatcaatctttatttgtatggcgccaattcaaaacaaatgttaccTCAAGGTACATCACAACACATCTGGAAAACTACCTGACTCTTTTGTTGTAGATTCTTCTTCCaatgcacaaacaacaacatgtgttTTAATAACATATTTACCGTCCATTGTCTCCCGCACTGCGTTTAGGTTTGTATTCGCTGCACTTGCCATGATGAAAAAACGCTTGATAGCAAGTGGCTCACACAagtaaagaaaagtaaaaatcgttgttttttttgcagctacTTCCCCTGCTAAGCTAAACGTCTAACCGGGAAACGGAAATGACGACATCTCCTTTTTTCCCCTATCATTCATTGGTTCCCAAACACTTCCTGCTTCATTTCGATTGGCTTGCGGGCCTTGTGGGGCGAAATTGAAATAAACGTCTGAACCTTCTCTGTACagcttgttttgctttctgACTCTTTAAagaagattgtgtgtgtgtgggttttttttgagCCGTGTGGTCAAAAGTCCGGGCTCGTTAACAATTGTAAGTATCAACTGCACAACATTTCAACAGAGTTCATGTTATTatgtaatattcagttttttatGGAAAGAAGGAAATGTGTAACGAATCTCTGTAATTTAAATCCTGCTGCACCGCTTCTTTTGAAATCTAATACAATTACAATGTTGACACGAAAAGTAATGTCGCTTGTTAACGTaccaaacttttaaaaaatacatatatcaTGCAAAAGAAAGTTTTGTTTTCCGTGTTTGTGTCGTTTTGGTGATTGTTGTACTTGTCTCTGCCTCTGCTGATTGGacgctgtgtttgttgtgtgttaagATGGGAGACCATGTCGAGTTACAAATTACTCCAGAGACTCCAGGCAGGCCGTCTGTTAGAAACCCCTTTGAGAGTCCCAATGACTATCACCACCTCAGAGAAGCCCTAGTCCCGAGTCCGTCTGTCTTCAAGTCAAGGCCGTGCAAAGCTGTAAGTTTGAACACCTCACCTACTAACAAGACACACAACATCTCCTTTTccccaaatatatatatatatataacactgaaatgtgtccatgtatctctgtctctgcagactCCTCCTAAATTCAACTGGTCTATTGATGAAATGGCCAGTCTCCAGCCAGTCCACATAGACCAAGAGGAAATCCAGCGACAATCTTTTTACCTAAGCCAGACAAGGTGCGTGCTAAAAGACACAAGTCTCAGCAGCCATGATCAACAGGTTAGGCTGTAAGGATGATATagagagagaaaactgaaaAGATGATAAACCTTTTTCGCTTCTGATCCAGTGGGAATTTACAAGACagaactgttgttgttttcaggaTGGATTCAGACATCGAGGAAAAGCGTCAGAATGCTATTGAGCAGGTATGTAGTTTAATCAAGTCACATTTTACAACGCTTAAGTACTAAGTATGTTGGCAGTTTAAAGATTGTGTCATTTTTCTTGTCTCAAAATCAAGTTTTTCACCAAAGGAGCCATTGTGCCCTCCCCCTGGGCAGCACCAGACACCCGTAAAGGCCCTCAgttatataaaaaaagtaaGTCTTCGTAATTATTTCACCTCCTCAGCCCATATTTTCAGCTTGTCCTGCATGTATGTCCTTCCTCAATGAtactttcttgttttgtttattaaagtaaacattttgtgttcatgcttgtgtctttgtgctTGTAGGTTGCATGTCTCCAATGATTGCAGAAGAGCCAGAAAAAGTCTCAGGTTGGTTTGCTCTTTTGAGAGGGTTTGGTTTCACTTTCTACAGATGCTGCTGTGTGTCTTCAACTTTCCTTTACTACCTGCTGACTTGTTTTGTGATCCCTCCGTGTTATGTTGGTTTTGCAGTTGCTTGTCAAACGACTCTTTCATTACCGTTGGCTTTCGATTTGGAGAAAATACTTGGTAAGTGTCTAATGAATACACATTCAAATCAAAGTGTGATTTGACCGTGTTTTTCCATCAAGTCACCatgctgatctttttttttttttcctcctctcaggGGAGCATTACCGCCAGGAAGAGGCCTGTGATGCAGTGCAAGAGAGTCTCAGTTCTTCCTCCTTAAGAAGAAAACTCTTCCTCGATGGGCAGGGTAGTTACAGTGGCTCGGACAGCTCAAGCCCCCCAAGCCCAGAGAGAAGCCACGCCATGCAGGAGAGACCTTCTCTGACCAGAGGAGAGGAAGCTGCAGGAGGGGTTGAACCTATATTGTCTATCTTTTCTTCACCTTTGTCCTGCGGTGTGACTGCTCAGACTCCATCTACGGTTAGTGGATAGAGATGTAAATTGCCATATTCAACTGTGAATTCTCTAAATATGTTAACTTCACaaataacaatgttttttttaatgatttcaagCAAAGATAATGTTTGTTAAATTACAGTTAATTAAAAATTGTACCTGCATTTCCTTTACTGTAGGGTCAGTTCTCGTCCAGTCCCATCCAGCATGGCTGCTTCCGGGACTGCAGCCTTGGCAGCATCACCAGTCCCTTGTTCCCTGATAGGTCATCTCCTGCTCGTCTGGTCTCTCCTACAATCTCTCCTATTGTTGCACATGCAGCACGCACGCCCATTGGCTCAGGTAGACCACTGATTTTGTGAAATAATGAAGAATCGGGTGGAATATTTTTCTCTAAAGGGTTTTACTTACCGATTTCTAAAACAATGTTGGGATGTGGGCTGAGTTCATCTTCAAACTAAATCTGTTCCTTTTTTGCAGCTGAGAGGAAGCAGCCAAACCATTTGACCCCACAAGGCGTTCCCCTGGACATGGACGTCCCTTCCTGCAACGAGAGCCCATTTGTAGAGGGTTGCTCTCCCATTCGTAGCTGCTCCCCACACCAGCTTCAATGCAAAAATGAGCCCCAACATAACGCCAGGCCAAAGCCCAGACCCCGAGTCCGCTGCTGGGCCTCACCTCCCCTCATCTCCCCGATCCTGAACCCTAGACTCCAAGACAACCAGGAGGCGGAGGAGCAACTATCGTCCatctcatcctcttcttctctgcccCCTATGGAGCTTGATCCGTCTTCTCCTATGCCTTGCAACGCTCGCCCCGCTGTCTTAGAGAGAGTCAGCCTTGATCTCATGGAACCTGTGAAAATGGAGGAAGACAAAGAGATGGGGGTGGATGGGAGgctggaggatgaagaggaggaaagtggAGGGCCTTTGGGGCAGCTGACAAGCTCTCGTATGGGAAATGTGTCGGCAACAGAAAGCTCTCATATGTTTGTGTCTCTTCTGGCAGAGGGGAGCAGCATACGCTACGATTCCAGCATGCAGGTTAGTGTGAGCAATTTATTCAAAGCCAAACTAagggcttctttttttccttttgtattTCACTTActcttaaataaatgaattgttGTTGATCCATTCATACTGATGTTTATCTCATGGAATATTTGTTATAGGGTTGTCAAAATTGTACCACATTTAAAACTATACAAtctattattttaatgatcaatagtaCTGATTAGTAACAAagatacaaataataaaacttgAGATCTTCAGTCTTGCATTTTACTAAAAGCTGCCACAAGCTAACTGTCTAATTTGTACAAAAATTTGACTGcattttttggtaattaaaaacaagaaatgccCAATATTAGTTGCCTAGCACGTCTACCTTTTGTAGCGGTGGTATCTAAACAGGGATTGATATCGTGTAATTTTTACTAGAACCGTAtctgagctaaaaaaaacaaaaaaacaaatgtggttCTATGACGACCCTAATTCATTTTGgactgctgtttgtgtgtccagGTGGATAGCGGGTACAACACAGCAGGCACAGCCAGTCTCATTGATGTCCTTAACTCGGACTGTCACAGCAAAGAGTCCTTCATTTCAAACCTGGCAGATGACACCTTCCAGGTGACACGACACACTAAAGTAAAGGTACTGCTTTCCCTTCCACACTAACATAGTGTAATGGATAACTTTGTGTCTTTTATATCTAAAACAATATCAGCCACTCATTTAAAACAAGCTTCCTGATTTCTGAAAGTTTTGTGCATGCTGCGAGGCTCTGTCTTTTTCACTATACTaaaagtatttgttttgttttccaggtgTTTTATGCTCACCACTGAGCCAGCGGATTGATGCATTTAAAGGGATGCCTCTTCCAGCGAGAGCTCAAAAGCGTTATTTTGCAATCAAATTCAAAGTTTACACTACCTTTATGGCAATTGTCAAACGAAACCTGATTAGAACGGAGGGGTTTCACAACAGGTTGATTCTTCTGAACGCATCACTATCTTAATATTTTAATATCACAGGAATAGGACCTGCTTATTGTCTCCTCAGTCCTACTGTAAAACACTGAACAAGGTTTCATCCGAAGTCATGAGTATATTTAGATCCACTCTGCTGCTTCAGAAAAGGGAcaagggaaaaaagaaaagtgaactCTGTGTCCAACATGCACAACATTAACCTCTTGAATGCTGTAGTGATGCTTACATCATTTCCATTTTCTATGGTGCTAATATGGTTGACTTAATAGATCCTGACTCTCAGATGACagatatgtactgtatataagtTTTTATGAAAAGTGTTTCCCTGATGATTTTACATGAGCTTTTCTTGATGAAGTCAAAACTGTTAATTCAGGATACCTGTGGTTCTTATTTGGATTGTTAAGAGTATTTATACCTGAATAAGATGTACTGAATAATGCCACTTGGGAATCAAACTTGATGAGCCATTTTGTTTTCCATATTTTGTATACTTAACCACGAGCTGGATTGTTGTCACATTAAATTAACTTGAAATCGTTGACTTGAGCAGactttttcattcttttgaGCCGGGTGCCTGCAGCACTGAGGAAGTCTGACTTCTTCATACTCCACACTAAGACTTCTTTAAGAGCTTACAATTATTATTAATGCCATCGCCTTCATGGTATTGCAAGTCACATCATGTTGGTTCACAATTCTTATCTAATAACGTTCAACCAatattttttagtattttctttaattacaTCAGTTTATCTAGAAATACTcaacttaaagttaaagactcaTTCTGGgcctccaaaacacacacatccaaacagGTTTAAAACAGTTTAATGATAAGAGTCCACATCTAAACTGGTATTGGACAATTTACATTGAATTCATAAAACATGTAACAAAggttttaaaacatattaaatgaTTAGAAGAAATTGTTGCATGTGATGCAGATTTACtgttgtagatttaaaaaaaaaaaaaaaaaatccaacagtCC is part of the Labrus bergylta chromosome 10, fLabBer1.1, whole genome shotgun sequence genome and encodes:
- the bora gene encoding protein aurora borealis; the encoded protein is MGDHVELQITPETPGRPSVRNPFESPNDYHHLREALVPSPSVFKSRPCKATPPKFNWSIDEMASLQPVHIDQEEIQRQSFYLSQTRMDSDIEEKRQNAIEQFFTKGAIVPSPWAAPDTRKGPQLYKKSCMSPMIAEEPEKVSVACQTTLSLPLAFDLEKILGEHYRQEEACDAVQESLSSSSLRRKLFLDGQGSYSGSDSSSPPSPERSHAMQERPSLTRGEEAAGGVEPILSIFSSPLSCGVTAQTPSTGQFSSSPIQHGCFRDCSLGSITSPLFPDRSSPARLVSPTISPIVAHAARTPIGSAERKQPNHLTPQGVPLDMDVPSCNESPFVEGCSPIRSCSPHQLQCKNEPQHNARPKPRPRVRCWASPPLISPILNPRLQDNQEAEEQLSSISSSSSLPPMELDPSSPMPCNARPAVLERVSLDLMEPVKMEEDKEMGVDGRLEDEEEESGGPLGQLTSSRMGNVSATESSHMFVSLLAEGSSIRYDSSMQVDSGYNTAGTASLIDVLNSDCHSKESFISNLADDTFQVTRHTKVKVFYAHH
- the mzt1 gene encoding mitotic-spindle organizing protein 1 codes for the protein MASAANTNLNAVRETMDVLLEISRLLNTGLDMESLSICVRLCEQGINPEALSAVIKELRKASESLKASENCTN